In Halorubellus sp. JP-L1, one DNA window encodes the following:
- a CDS encoding thymidine kinase: MHAITNSGWVEVITGSMFSGKTEELLRRLRRAKIAEQEVAVFTPAVDDRYGDDVIGSHEGRDWDATAVPAEGEGVWEITECVDGEDVVAVDEANFFDETLVDVCDALADDGHRVVVSGTDQTFRGEPFHPLPALMATAEYVEKFQAICSVCGEPATRNQRLVEGEPAHVDDPTILVGAEESYEARCRNCHTLQTGSLDRSLDEFTEAADPAELAADGDGSGERDDDADPGAANE; this comes from the coding sequence ATGCACGCGATCACGAACAGTGGCTGGGTGGAGGTCATCACGGGGAGTATGTTCTCCGGGAAGACCGAGGAGTTGCTGCGGCGGCTTCGGCGTGCGAAGATCGCCGAGCAGGAGGTGGCCGTGTTCACGCCCGCGGTCGACGACCGGTACGGCGACGACGTCATCGGGAGTCACGAGGGCCGGGACTGGGACGCGACGGCGGTGCCCGCGGAGGGCGAGGGCGTCTGGGAGATCACGGAGTGCGTCGACGGCGAGGACGTGGTGGCGGTGGACGAGGCGAACTTCTTCGACGAGACGCTCGTGGACGTCTGCGACGCGCTCGCGGACGACGGTCATCGCGTCGTCGTCTCCGGGACCGACCAGACGTTCCGCGGGGAACCGTTCCATCCGCTCCCGGCGTTGATGGCGACCGCGGAGTACGTCGAGAAGTTCCAGGCGATCTGCTCGGTCTGCGGCGAGCCCGCGACGCGGAACCAGCGACTCGTCGAGGGCGAGCCCGCGCACGTCGACGACCCGACGATCCTCGTCGGCGCCGAGGAGTCCTACGAGGCGCGCTGCCGGAACTGTCACACGCTCCAGACGGGGTCGCTCGACCGGAGCCTCGACGAGTTCACCGAGGCGGCCGACCCAGCGGAACTCGCCGCCGACGGCGACGGCAGCGGCGAGCGCGACGACGACGCCGACCCAGGGGCCGCGAACGAGTGA
- a CDS encoding nucleoside phosphorylase, whose translation MAKQPHLLVEEGDVNEVAIVPGDPGRVDRIAGLCDDSEVVAENREYKVVNATYEGRDLTICSTGIGCPSAAIAVEELAAVGVETFVRCGTTGALQEGIEIGDMVVATAAAKNEGTSKRYEAVEYPAVPDYDVLSALVDGAEANDEDVHVGAIASDDAFYAETDEYVEDWEDAGILAVEMEAATLFTLARRKGLRAGAICTVDGNLVEGTQKGATDDDELPEKAKNNVERAIQITLDATTQV comes from the coding sequence ATGGCCAAGCAACCGCATCTGTTGGTCGAGGAGGGAGACGTTAACGAGGTCGCGATCGTTCCGGGTGACCCCGGGCGCGTCGATCGGATCGCGGGGCTGTGTGACGACAGCGAGGTCGTTGCGGAGAATCGCGAGTACAAGGTCGTGAATGCGACGTACGAAGGTCGGGATCTCACGATCTGTTCGACCGGAATCGGGTGCCCGAGCGCCGCGATCGCCGTGGAGGAACTTGCTGCCGTGGGCGTGGAGACGTTCGTCCGCTGTGGGACCACGGGCGCGCTCCAGGAAGGCATCGAGATCGGCGACATGGTCGTCGCGACCGCCGCCGCGAAGAACGAGGGGACGAGCAAGCGCTACGAGGCCGTCGAGTACCCCGCCGTCCCCGACTACGACGTTCTCTCCGCGCTCGTCGACGGCGCCGAAGCGAACGACGAAGACGTGCACGTCGGCGCGATCGCGAGCGACGACGCGTTCTACGCCGAGACCGACGAGTACGTCGAGGACTGGGAGGACGCCGGCATCCTCGCCGTCGAGATGGAGGCGGCGACGCTGTTCACGCTCGCGCGCCGCAAAGGCCTCCGCGCTGGCGCCATCTGCACGGTCGACGGGAACCTCGTCGAGGGCACCCAGAAGGGCGCGACCGACGACGACGAACTCCCCGAGAAAGCGAAGAACAACGTCGAGCGCGCCATCCAGATCACGCTCGACGCCACGACGCAGGTTTAA
- a CDS encoding NAD-binding protein, whose protein sequence is MDWRFRPTGVGATAALVSAVAVLSIATGLVNITTPTAGPLAAYVPGGVQQAAGFSGTLTGFVLLVTAASMRRALYVSWLSAVVLLPVTAAQGLVQSSAYSIPLVALSVVATVVCWWNRARFDRDVSLSTSQIAAGLALVGAQIYGTVGTWALREEFPRVETLADAFYFTVVTASTVGYGDITPDSTIGELFALSVLAVGVTSFTAALGALFAPLLEARFATALGRMNDSELELLEDHVVVLGYGDLTEPILTELADLDVDFVVVAKPDNESIAELKERAVPLVVADPSDEEPLHRVHLDRARAVVAATNNDANDALSILTARELRPDANIVAAATDRENVDKLKRAGANTVISPAQIGGHLLVESALGSTDSERIADRLVDGHLASPSDDAAN, encoded by the coding sequence ATGGACTGGCGGTTCCGTCCGACCGGCGTCGGGGCGACGGCCGCGCTCGTCAGCGCGGTCGCCGTCCTCTCGATCGCCACCGGACTCGTGAACATCACGACGCCGACCGCCGGCCCGCTCGCCGCGTACGTCCCCGGCGGCGTCCAGCAGGCCGCTGGCTTCTCGGGCACCCTCACGGGGTTCGTGCTCCTCGTCACCGCCGCGTCGATGCGGCGCGCGCTCTACGTCTCGTGGCTTTCCGCGGTCGTCCTCCTCCCGGTCACGGCCGCGCAGGGCCTCGTGCAGTCGAGCGCGTACTCCATCCCGCTCGTCGCGCTCTCGGTCGTCGCGACCGTCGTCTGCTGGTGGAATCGCGCGCGCTTCGATCGCGATGTCTCGCTTTCGACCTCCCAGATCGCTGCGGGGCTCGCGCTCGTCGGCGCGCAGATCTACGGCACCGTCGGGACGTGGGCGCTCCGCGAGGAGTTCCCGCGCGTCGAGACGCTCGCGGACGCGTTCTACTTCACCGTCGTCACCGCCAGCACCGTCGGGTACGGCGACATCACGCCCGATTCGACGATCGGCGAACTGTTCGCGCTGTCGGTGCTCGCCGTCGGCGTCACCAGCTTCACCGCCGCACTCGGCGCGCTGTTCGCGCCGCTGCTCGAAGCTCGCTTCGCGACCGCACTCGGACGCATGAACGACTCAGAACTGGAACTCCTCGAGGACCACGTCGTCGTCCTCGGGTACGGCGACCTGACCGAACCGATACTGACCGAACTCGCGGACCTGGACGTCGACTTCGTCGTCGTCGCGAAACCCGACAACGAGTCGATCGCCGAACTGAAGGAACGAGCGGTCCCGCTCGTCGTCGCGGACCCGAGCGACGAGGAGCCGCTGCATCGCGTGCACCTCGACCGGGCGCGTGCCGTGGTCGCGGCGACGAACAACGACGCGAACGACGCGCTCTCGATCCTGACCGCGCGCGAACTCCGGCCGGACGCGAACATCGTCGCGGCCGCGACGGACCGCGAGAACGTCGACAAGCTGAAGCGAGCGGGCGCGAACACCGTCATCAGTCCCGCACAGATCGGCGGGCACCTCCTCGTCGAGTCCGCACTCGGGAGCACGGACTCCGAGCGCATCGCCGACCGGCTCGTCGACGGCCACCTCGCGTCGCCGAGCGACGACGCAGCGAACTGA
- a CDS encoding potassium channel family protein translates to MASLPVEFLFGVYLGLLTGIVPAFVSGALGFAFKYFTGVTLPGLGVVVLSVAIAGINGGLMGLLDPAVASSPRVVTAAVVVMMLSLYAHSQGDRLGVTLPKRFSLRRLRERTLSGEALDVFGGVTVTVTDTVGDVEGYPPLPADLRSRIAESTWSFPGDLPLSELELRLAERLKTEFDLADASVTVDSRGRATVAAAPPTGGLSRTVPKGKRAVSVAALLPTGVARGDTVIAQTSTGPVTGTVVSARTTGDDPPEPRASLAPVEEDVLTDGGADAAEASVATPTAPTTDGGEGRVTLAVDRADAAALLRASRARVHVTSRGTHREYELVSLLRRAGNRFRRVTVRADGALDGTTIGEAGVRDAYGVAVLAVRESGTSGGATPKDGSSDRRWAFSPTGSVALSAGDELFVVGRPDALAAFVEAAA, encoded by the coding sequence ATGGCTTCGTTACCGGTCGAGTTCCTCTTCGGCGTCTACCTCGGCCTCCTCACCGGCATCGTTCCGGCGTTCGTCTCCGGTGCGCTCGGGTTCGCGTTCAAGTACTTCACGGGCGTGACGCTGCCCGGGCTCGGGGTCGTCGTCCTCTCGGTCGCGATCGCGGGCATCAACGGCGGCCTCATGGGCTTGCTCGACCCGGCGGTCGCGAGCTCGCCGCGCGTGGTGACGGCCGCGGTCGTGGTGATGATGCTGTCGCTGTACGCGCACAGTCAAGGGGACAGGCTCGGCGTGACGCTCCCGAAGCGCTTCTCGCTCCGGCGACTCCGCGAGCGCACGCTCTCCGGGGAGGCGCTCGACGTCTTCGGTGGCGTCACCGTGACGGTGACGGATACGGTCGGGGACGTCGAGGGCTACCCGCCGCTGCCCGCGGACCTCCGGTCGCGGATCGCCGAGTCGACGTGGTCGTTCCCCGGCGACCTCCCGCTCTCCGAGCTCGAATTGCGGCTCGCGGAGCGACTGAAGACCGAGTTCGACCTCGCGGACGCGTCGGTCACCGTCGACTCCCGGGGTCGGGCGACGGTCGCGGCGGCGCCGCCGACGGGCGGCCTTTCGCGGACGGTCCCGAAGGGCAAGCGCGCGGTGTCGGTTGCGGCGCTCCTCCCGACCGGCGTGGCGCGGGGCGACACCGTGATCGCGCAGACGTCGACGGGGCCGGTGACGGGGACCGTAGTCTCGGCGCGAACGACCGGTGACGATCCGCCCGAGCCGCGAGCGTCGCTCGCCCCAGTCGAGGAGGACGTGCTGACCGACGGCGGGGCGGACGCGGCGGAGGCATCCGTGGCGACGCCGACGGCGCCGACGACGGACGGCGGCGAGGGCCGCGTGACGCTCGCCGTCGACCGCGCGGACGCCGCGGCCCTCCTCCGGGCGAGTCGAGCGCGCGTCCACGTGACCTCGCGGGGCACGCACCGCGAGTACGAACTCGTCTCGCTGCTGCGGCGGGCGGGGAACCGGTTCCGGCGCGTCACCGTCCGCGCCGACGGCGCGCTCGACGGGACGACCATCGGCGAGGCGGGCGTCCGCGACGCGTACGGCGTCGCCGTCCTCGCGGTCCGCGAGTCGGGCACGAGCGGCGGCGCGACCCCGAAGGACGGTTCGAGCGACCGCCGGTGGGCGTTCTCGCCGACCGGGTCCGTCGCGCTGTCCGCGGGCGACGAACTGTTCGTCGTCGGACGACCGGACGCGCTCGCTGCGTTCGTGGAGGCGGCGGCGTGA